TAGACTTACAGTTAAACCGGAGCGAACAAAGTCCGCTGTTTTGTCGTCAAGTTTTGGCAGTTTCCTGCCATCTTCCTCCACAACAGGAGGAGAATTCATAAAAAAAGACTCTATTTCACCTCGAACTTCATCAGGCATCTTTGATAATCTCCTCGTCACTTTATTCATCATCACCCACACACTGCAAAAGCCACAGCGAAAACAACGGCCGTACCAATCCCAGTCAGTTACTCTTCAAAACACCATTTAATTGTGAAAGAGCGCTAAATTGCTGACTGAATTGTTAAAAGCTACCTTGGATCTGTAATATAGAAAACACTTCTTAGATCTAACTGTAACTAAAGAAAAGGCATAACAATTACCTGGAGGCTCTTGTTAGAATTTGGCCAGTTTTCAAATCCTGGATTATCCAATCACGACGCATTCCATTCTTCCCAGAGGCACTAACCCAAGTGTCAACTTGAACAACGTCACCCCTGCAAGAAAGAAACTATTTGAGTCTATCACCATGATATTCCAATCAAATTAATGAAATAACAAATTCTCCCATTCAAAGATAAATATAGTCATCTGCTAAAACAGATGGTATACAACTTGTCAATTTAACCTAGTTGGGCATAGAAATGGTGTATTAGTGCAACTTAATTATGTTCCCAAAATCGTCGATACTTTAACACTCATTCTTGTATTGGAAATTTGAATAGTTGGCTTCTGCCTCTAGCATCTTCCTCTTCTAAAACCAAAAATCAACTTGCCAGAATCAGAATGCAAATGGATATGAATACATCAACTGGCTCATAATACACAACCTTTGTGCCAAAAATCATTACAACATACAAAGACGAGAGAAAATAGGTACCCTTCAGACGTTGAATGCACAGTGAAGAGAACAGAAGAATATTAATACAAATTAGCTCCACATATCTactaataaaattttgaattactgtgataaactaataatgCATCAACAGCGTGCTTGTGTTTTTTACGAATACCAAATTGAATAGTAACTTTTGAAGTGTCCCCACCGCTATTCAAGCTAATCTTAAAATTGTATAGAATTCAAACAATACATAATAGCATGGTAGCACCAATAAAAATTCCAAAATATTGTTTAGTTATTAAAGTCAAAATCCATAAATGAACAAGTGACCAGGCAAAATAAAACTTGAATGACTTTTCTAGTAGAAGAGCAAAATGCATGTGTGATGTTTTGACTTACCAAGTAGGATAGCGGTCTACCACAACCTGCATTTTCGTTACCACCCATATCAGGTTTCTTACAGTCATCTCTGGAGTTGAACCAAAGCCATCTCCCAGAAGCCCAGCagtcttaacatgattaagcgCTGTTTCCTGCAGCCCCAAAAGAAAAGTAGTTAATGACAAAGCTAGTCAAGAAAAAATGCACTCAAGCTCAAGAACGTGAAACCAGTCACAGAACATGCATTCTGTGCTTCAATCTTTTTAGCTACAAACTGAATTTGAATTTGTCAAAAACTATAAACAGAGAAATTGAATTTGTCAAAAACCTGTAAATGATTCATTAACGTCTCTATTGAAGCCGTACGATCAGCACCTATTTCATATGATCTAATTGAGAAGTTCTGGCGAAAGACAAGACCATCCTGAACAATTCGTCCTAGACCAAATGGGTCAATGAGCATGTCAGGCCGCTTGGGTTTCCAATCAAGCATCGTCCATTGCTTCTCTGCTGCCAAGAAGATTGTGGTAATAGCAGCAAGGAGCACACTCCAATCAGGTAATTGGTTAATGAAAGTCCGCGCAGGAGGGGATGAGATGTCATCCCCATGCTTCCCACTTTCCACAGTTGCCAAACCAACACTAGTTCCATTTATCTTTGGAGGGGCTTGAGCATTTGCCTTTACCTGCAAACCACCCGATGCAGATTTCGATTTGAGTCCTAAATTGGCTGACCCAAGCTTGGCGTTCTTGGAGCTAGAGCCTGAGTTGGGAGAAGAAACCGGAAAGAATGACGCAGTAGCGGCAGTGGCAACCATGATGACAATTGGACCAGAGCAAAGAGTCACGGATCAGAGCACTGTAACAGTAAAATTCCAAATTTGTCAATAGTTtacaaaaataatgaaatcttcAGAAATATGCTCAGAATGCCAGCATGTTACTACTGCAGTGCAGAACACCATTGACACAAGAACACCGAAGTTAACGTAATTACAACAAAAACTGAGAACAATTTCCTTCCTTGACAAATTATAGGCCAACAACATCACCTGATTCCGTTTCCAGATGCAACGAAAAATACAAAAGAATTTGTGCTGTGCACTTATCCATGTTTGGTTTGTTTGTTAGGGAAAAGCAGTCTAGAAGACAACCCAATTCAGAAACTTAAAAAAGACTCTACATTCacaatttgaaaaacatattaTCCCTTACAGAACCGAAAAACCAAGgaacgaaaaataaaaaatattcaaaccCCATAAGATATTAGCAATTTTCAGCATACGTTTCAATCATCAATGATTGAGTATTACCCGAAacgaaaacacgaaaatttaACCTAAAATTATGGATAAAAAAAGAGGATAAGCAGCTCAAATTATAAAACTTAATCAGAAATTAATCCATCTCCgaaaaatataatttagaaAGCACAATGATTGATACAGCTAATGCCCACAAAATTGAAAACTTTCGGAATATATGCAGAGAAAATCAAGGCAGATCTGAGCTTTTGCATCAACACACATCCAGTGAGAAATGACACAACCATTTCATATGCCAtacaaatgttttacaacaCGAAAAGAGAACCATTTTTCCACTTCGTTTCTTCAAGCAAACAAATTTTCTTCCttgtctgtttggttgccgagaaaatgaagaaacgaaaagaaaaataatcaaaatttcaaaactttttcaTGTAGATCTCCGTTTTTAACGGCCGGAGATAACACGTCCCCCTCAAACCAAacgaaaaaacacaaaaaaaggcGGCAACAAACAACATTCACATTCATTCATTCTGTCTTACCTCaactttctcggcaaccaaacagacccCTCCGGGAAAAATTGAAAAGCTTTCTGGACCTCCTTCTGCCCTCACCTTCAACCAAACAAACTCGAATCTAGAGCACAGGGAAGGGCAATTGCGTCATTCCGGATCGTCGAAACCTCTATTTCAGcgtaatttctagggtttccgatTCTCCTTCGTTGGCGGTGGTGGCGTTCCTTTTAGCTTTTGAGGGAGaaagtgtagagagagagagagagagagggaatttTAGGGCCAGCGGCTTTGTGGGTGGTGGGGAATTGGCTTCCAGCGAGGGACTTTAATATATAGTATCCACCTGGCTCTGATTGATCCCGCCTCATGCCAGTTCAACTTCCAAGCTTCTTCCCCCAACACTaattttctcctttttatttACGTCTTtgcccctccctccctccctttttttgttttttatttttatttttgttaatcgaatttatttaatttgccAACAATTATTGTTGAGTTCGTTTTTGGTTCATAATAATTGTTGTGTTATTTGGGGCCAACATTAATATTGAATATTGTTGGGTTCAGAGCTGCCCTTAAATTAACCAAATTGCACGAATTATCGTGATGGTGATCTTTTATGTAAATGTAAGACTTATAGCGATAAAATAAACTATTGATGATATACTTGTGGTATCTTCGCTGTGCATTTAAAGtacaaatttattttatagataagttaaattgaatataaaatatGACTTATAAGGGCAGACAAACTTTAATGTTTTAAAATGACATTTTCACACTTGCATGTGAAACGTAGATGATCTA
Above is a window of Malus sylvestris chromosome 15, drMalSylv7.2, whole genome shotgun sequence DNA encoding:
- the LOC126601588 gene encoding palmitoyl-acyl carrier protein thioesterase, chloroplastic-like → MVATAATASFFPVSSPNSGSSSKNAKLGSANLGLKSKSASGGLQVKANAQAPPKINGTSVGLATVESGKHGDDISSPPARTFINQLPDWSVLLAAITTIFLAAEKQWTMLDWKPKRPDMLIDPFGLGRIVQDGLVFRQNFSIRSYEIGADRTASIETLMNHLQETALNHVKTAGLLGDGFGSTPEMTVRNLIWVVTKMQVVVDRYPTWGDVVQVDTWVSASGKNGMRRDWIIQDLKTGQILTRASSVWVMMNKVTRRLSKMPDEVRGEIESFFMNSPPVVEEDGRKLPKLDDKTADFVRSGLTPRWSDLDVNQHVNNVKYIGWILESAPLPILESHELSSMTLEYRRECGRDSVLQSLTAVSGADIGNLGSNGGVECQHMLRLEEGAEIVRGRTEWKPKYANSLGIVGHLPGESA